One part of the Ursus arctos isolate Adak ecotype North America unplaced genomic scaffold, UrsArc2.0 scaffold_20, whole genome shotgun sequence genome encodes these proteins:
- the P2RY14 gene encoding P2Y purinoceptor 14, with protein sequence MINSTTAQPPEESCSRNILITQQIIPVLYFVVFVAGTLLNGVSGWIFFYVASSKSFIIYLKNIVVADFLMSLTFPFKILADSGLGPRQINVFVCRVSAVLFYVNMYVSIVFFGLISFDRYYKIVKPLSTSFIHSANHSKLLSVMVWMLMLLLAVPNIILTNQNATDGKGTHIKCVQLKNELGLKWHKASNYIFVGIFWTVFFLLVIFYTAITRKIFKSHLKSRRNSISVKKKSSRNIFSIVFVFFVCFVPYHIARIPYTKSQTEAHYSCQSKEILLYVKEFTLLLSAANVCLDPIIYFFLCQPFREILCKKLHIPLKAQHDSETSKTKRGNATHESTDTL encoded by the coding sequence ATGATCAATTCCACCACCGCACAGCCTCCAGAGGAGTCCTGCTCCCGGAACATCCTCATCACTCAGCAGATCATCCCTGTGCTGTACTTCGTGGTCTTCGTCGCGGGAACCCTGCTCAACGGCGTCTCTGGATGGATATTCTTCTACGTGGCCAGCTCCAAGAGTTTCATCATCTACCTTAAGAACATTGTCGTTGCCGACTTTCTGATGAGCCTGACCTTCCCCTTCAAGATTCTGGCGGATTCGGGGCTCGGGCCGCGGCAGATCAACGTGTTCGTGTGCCGGGTGTCGGCTGTGCTCTTCTACGTCAACATGTACGTCAGCATCGTGTTCTTCGGGCTCATCAGTTTTGACAGGTACTATAAAATTGTCAAGCCTCTTTCCACGTCTTTCATCCATTCAGCGAATCACAGCAAACTCCTGTCAGTGATGGTCTGGATGCTCATGCTCCTCCTGGCCGTCCCCAACATCATCCTGACCAACCAGAATGCCACAGACGGGAAGGGGACGCATATAAAATGTGTGCAACTGAAAAATGAACTGGGACTCAAGTGGCACAAAGCATCCAACTACATCTTTGTGGGCATCTTCTGGACTGTGTTTTTTCTGTTGGTCATCTTCTACACTGCGATCACAAGGAAAATCTTCAAGTCCCACCTGAAGTCCAGAAGGAATTCCATCTCAGTCAAGAAGAAATCTAGCCGCAACATATTCAGCAtcgtgtttgtgttttttgtctgttttgtcccTTACCACATTGCCAGAATCCCCTACACGAAGAGCCAAACAGAAGCTCATTACAGCTGCCAGTCAAAAGAAATTCTGCTCTATGTAAAAGAATTCACTCTGCTACTGTCGGCTGCAAACGTATGCCTAGatcctattatttatttctttctatgCCAGCCATTTAGAGAAATCTTATGTAAGAAACTGCACATCCCATTAAAAGCTCAGCATGACTCAGAAACTTCCAAAACCAAAAGAGGAAATGCAACGCATGAAAGCACAGACACTCTGTGA